CGGATCATGGGGGGACGGGCCCGCGGCCCGGCCCTCGTCACCACCCAGCCCTTCATGTTCGCGCACGGGATCGAGCCGGCGACCGGGCTCATCAACTTCGAGAAACACGAGCTCCGCGGCCGGAGCATCGCGGGCACGGTCATGGCGTTGCCGTTCGGCGTGGGCTCCTCCAGCGGCGCTGTGTGGTTCCTGGAGGCGGTACGCCAGGGCACGCACCCCGTGGCGCTCGTCGTGGACCGCGTCGACCCGCTGATCGCCACCGCCGTCCTCCTGGCCCGGCGGCTCTACGACGTGGTCATCCCGTGCGTGGAGCGGCCGGGGGCCACCGAAACGCTCGCCGCCGGCCGCTTCGCCTCCCTCGAAG
The sequence above is a segment of the Candidatus Rokuibacteriota bacterium genome. Coding sequences within it:
- a CDS encoding DUF126 domain-containing protein, with translation MRRLLLGGRRIMGGRARGPALVTTQPFMFAHGIEPATGLINFEKHELRGRSIAGTVMALPFGVGSSSGAVWFLEAVRQGTHPVALVVDRVDPLIATAVLLARRLYDVVIPCVERPGATETLAAGRFASLEVDGDEGNVYSVG